A single window of Nematostella vectensis chromosome 4, jaNemVect1.1, whole genome shotgun sequence DNA harbors:
- the LOC116609725 gene encoding uncharacterized protein LOC116609725 encodes MEAVLAICSSLWEWAKAGLSAAAECFKWVWQSVENLLSGVMDFLKRMFDGACFQFLYRRENTQETCETTTDPVTGAHRQTVETHKDELKIYAGVNDQDFRQQKPSDYSKRRENVIENLENVENFVKGMKEIMIADRQHGNPQVTAGKLQQLMDQPEVQNLQQSFRSIGKVNPVL; translated from the exons ATGGAAGCAGTGCTTGCAATTTGCTCTTCTCTGTGGGAATGGGCTAAAGCCGGCCTAAGTGCCGCCGCTGAATGCTTCAAGTGGGTCTGGCAAAGCGTAGAGAACTTGCTATCTGGCGTAATGGACTTTCTGAAGAGAATGTTCGACGGCGCCTGCTTCCAGTTCTTGTATCGAAGAGAGAATACTCAGGAAACGTGCGAGACCACCACCGATCCGGTAACCGGTGCACACAGACAGACTGTCGAG ACCCACAAGGATGAGCTCAAGATATACGCTGGGGTGAATGATCAAGATTTTCGCCAACAAAAGCCATCAG ACTACTCCAAAAGAAGGGAAAACGTGATAGAAAATCTAGAGAATGTCGAAAACTTCGTCAAGGGAATGAAGGAAATCATGATTGCAGACAGACAACACGGAAACCCCCAAGTCACCG CTGGAAAACTCCAACAGCTCATGGACCAGCCTGAAGTGCAGAACTTGCAACAGTCCTTCCGCAGCATTGGAAAAGTCAACCCTGTTCTCTAA